The Papaver somniferum cultivar HN1 chromosome 3, ASM357369v1, whole genome shotgun sequence genome includes a region encoding these proteins:
- the LOC113357733 gene encoding GTPase ERA-like, chloroplastic: MELTLQISATLPRDNLLHFSSSLTKVSYPRFTRNPFQEISFQSSRNREPVLEEQLSKERYVDDDDDEEGINPCDDDSYLSLNEKPDRNLALLDDYEMEELDFVVDPNHRSGYVAVLGKPNVGKSTLSNQMVGQKLSIVTDKPQTTRHRILGIISSEEYQMILYDTPGVIEKKMHQLDTMMMKNVRSAAVNADCVLIVVDASKMPQKIDEVLEEGNLKEKVPTLLVLNKKDLIKPGETAKRLEWYEKFTDVDEVIPVSAKFGHGIEDIKNWILTKLPIGPAYYPKDIASEHPERFFVAEIVREKIFIQYRNEVPYACQVNVVNYKTRPTSKDFIQVEIVVEKNTQKIILIGKEGKALKLLATAARLDIEDFLQKKVFLEVEVKVKDNWRQDEGLLKHYGYGGQIRAL; encoded by the exons ATGGAGCTCACTCTACAGATCTCCGCAACTCTTCCTAGAGATAATCTTCTCCATTTTTCCTCTAGCTTAACTAAAGTCTCGTATCCCCGGTTTACAAGAAACCCATTTCAAGAAATTTCATTCCAGTCTTCTAGAAACCGTGAGCCTGTTTTGGAAGAACAACTCTCAAAGGAAAGATatgtcgatgatgatgatgatgaagaaggaaTAAATCCTTGTGATGATGATTCATACTTATCATTAAATGAAAAACCAGATAGAAATTTGGCTTTACTTGATGATTATGAGATGGAGGAACTCGATTTTGTTGTCGACCCTAACCATAGAAGTG GATATGTGGCTGTACTTGGTAAACCAAATGTTGGAAAGAGTACACTTTCGAACCAGATGGTTGGTCAGAAGCTCTCTATTGTAACAGATAAACCTCAAACCACTAGACATCGGATACTTGGTATAATTTCTAGTGAAGAATATCAG ATGATCCTTTATGATACACCTGGTGttattgagaagaaaatgcaccaGCTGGATACAATGATGATGAAAAATGTTCGCAGTGCTGCCGTTAATGCGGattgtgttttgattgttgttgatgctTCTAAGATGCCTCAGAAG ATTGACGAGGTTTTGGAGGAAGGTAACCTTAAAGAGAAAGTACCGACTTTGTTGGTGTTGAATAAGAAAGATTTGATTAAGCCTGGAGAGACTGCAAAGAGACTAGAG TGGTATGAAAAGTTCACTGATGTTGATGAGGTGATTCCTGTTAGTGCAAAATTTGGTCATGGAATTGAAGATATTAAGAATTGGATACTAACAAAACTTCCTATAGGACCAGCTTATTATCCAAAG GATATTGCTAGTGAGCACCCAGAGAGATTCTTCGTAGCAGAAATTGTTAGAGAGAAAATTTTCATCCAATACAGAAATGAAGTTCCTTATGCGTGTCAG GTGAACGTGGTAAACTACAAAACTAGACCAACTTCAAAAGACTTCATTCAAGttgagattgttgttgagaagaaTACACAAAAGATAATCCTCATTGGAAAA GAAGGGAAGGCTCTAAAACTCTTGGCAACAGCTGCGCGGCTTGATATTGAAGATTTCCTGCAGAAGAAAGTCTTCCTTGAG GTGGAAGTTAAGGTGAAAGATAACTGGCGACAAGATGAAGGTCTCCTGAAACACTATGGTTATGGAGGACAAATTCGAGCCTTGTGA